AGCTCGCGTCGAACGCGAGCGTCGTCTCGTCGCCGGGGGCCATCACGACGTACATGTCGTCCGCGGTCCCGACGAGCGACCGCACGTCGCCGAAGCGCGTGAACGCGCCCGTGATCGCGCGCCACGGCGACGCCTTCGTCACGTCGTCGTACGCGAACCAGTACGGGCCGTAGCGGCCGCCCTTGCGGTACGTGCGCGAGAACCCGCGGTAGTGCAGGTCGGCCGACGTGGGAGCGAGCGTCGCGATCGTCGTCGGACTCGATGCGACGTCGGCCGCGACGAACGCCTGGTCCCAGTAGATCTGCATCGTCGTGCGCAGCCGCACATGATGATCGCTCGTCGGAAACAGGCCGCCGAGCTCGATCACCATCGTCTTGTCCTTCCCGGACGGGAAGCCGAGGCTCGCGATCGCGGTCACCCAGCGTCCGCGCGCGTCGCGCACCTCGAGCGACGGCGGCACGGCCTGCACCGCGGACTGCTGCGACAGCGCGACGTTGATGCTCGCGTCGGTCGGGTAGATCCACCCGCGCAGGAACAGCGCCGTCCCCGCCTTCCCCGCCTCGTCGCCGAGGTCGAGCACGAGGTCGTGCGGCTCGACGACGCCCTGGTAGCGCGTCGGCGTGAGGTCGGACACGTACACGTCGTCACTCTTCAGCAGCGCGGGCAGCACGTCGGTGCCGCGCTCGTCGACCGCGCTCCGCGGCGCCTGCCGGCGCGCCACCTGATACAGCCGCAGCTTCAGCGGCGGTCCCGGGGGCACGAATCGCTCGTCGACGAACACGTCGACCGAGTCGGGGTGATCCACGGTGAGGAGCTTCACCTCGTCGGCGTACGCGGTCTCCCACAGCTCCTCGGTGAGCTGCAGCAGGTAGCGACCGTCCTTCGGCCGCAGCGCGTCGCCGGGGATGCGCACGTACTCCTGCGACGCGCCGGCGGGCGCGAACGCGCTGCCCCGCCCACCCGCCATGAGACCGAGCGGCATGCCTAACGCGCTGCGCCACATCGCGTCCGTCACGAAGCGGAAGCGCGTGCCGTCCCAGGTGTAGGCGAACGCGCACGAGCCCTTCAGCGCCTCCATCTCCAGCACGTCCTGGTCGGTGCCCGGGAAGTAGATCGTCTGCGGCATCCCGTTCGGCCACTCGGTGCGCAGCACGTCGGCCTTCAGATGCGGCCCGAGCCCGAAGTGCGTCACGCGGTCGGTCACCACGCGCGTCTGCTGCAGCTCCCCTGCCCGCAGCTCGAGCCGCGCGCCGATACCGAAGTCGTTGTTCTTCCCGCTGCCCGTGCGCAGCGCCTTCAATTGCACGTTCAGCGCGAGATTGTGGTTCCCGTTGACGTTGCGCAGCAGGCGCACGTCGCCCGACGCGTCGGCGAGCAGCAGATCCAGGTCGCCGTCGTCGTCGACGTCCGTCGGCAGCACCGCCGTGGCGGCGCGCACCGCGTCCGGCAACGCGCTCGCCCGGTCGACGAAGCCGGCGCCGCGCTCGTTGTGCAGCAGCACGACGCCGCGCCCGTCAGGCTCTCGTGCCGCGCCGACGGCGACGACGTCGAGCCACCCGTCGTTGTCGTAGTCGAGGAACCGCAGCGCCGCCGCCGACGTGCCGCGCAGCGGCGCCAGCCCGGCCTCCGCGCGTGCGTCGCGCGCGAACGTGCCGTCGCCGTGGTTGTGCCAGAGCACCGCGCCGTTCGCGCCGGCGACGAGCACGTCGAGCGCGCCGTCGTTGTCGTAGTCGCCGACCGCCACCGCCGTCGAGCCGGTCGACGCCACGCCGCTCTCCGCGGTCGCGTCGCGCAGCCGCGACGCACCGTCGTTGCGGAACAGCATGTCCGTGACGCCCGCGACGAACAGGTCCACGCGCCCGTCGCCGTCGAAGTCGCCGAACGCGACGTCGCGCGCCTCGCGTGCTTCACCACCGGTGAGGCCGAACGCGGCCGTCGCCTCGGTGAACGTGCCGTCCAGATTGTTGCGGTACACGGTGCGCTGCGCGCCGCCGACGAGCACGAGATCGAGATCGCCGTCGTGATCGAGATCGACGAACAGCGCCCGTCGCGCCCCGCGCACGTCCCCGACGCCCGCTTTCGCCGTGACGTCCTCGAACCGCCCGTCGCCGCGGTTGCGCAGCAGCCGCCCACGCCCGTCGCCGCCGATCGCGAACAGGTCGAGCCAGCCGTCGTTGTCGACATCGGCGAACGTCGCGTCCACCACGCCGTCCGGCAGCGCGAGCGCCGAGCGCGTCGAGACGTCGGCGAACAGGCCGCCGCGCGCGTTGTAGAGCCGCGCGACCGACTTCCGCTGCGCCGCCGACCACGCGGCGACGAGATACTCGTCGGTCCCGTCGCCGTCCACGTCGCCCGCCGCGAGCACCGCCGGCGCGCTCCCCGACGCGTTAGGCGCCTGCGCGCCCGGCGCGATGCCGGCGTCGCTCGTCGCGTCGACGAACCGCACCGGCGCCGCGCTGTCGTTGCGCGCGAGCGTGCGGAGCGTGATGAAGTCCTTCGGGCTGAAGGTGAGCGACTGCCGGCCGACGAGCGGGCCCTCCACCCATCGCACCGCGTCGAGCGAAGCCTGATAGGGCGCGGTCAGCTCCAGCGCGCGCGCGAGCCGGTCGATCGACGTGCGCGCCTCGGCCACCTGCCCCGCCCGGAGACGCAGCAGCGCGCTGTCGAGCGCCATGCGCGCCGGCTCCGGCGCTTCCGGTGGCGTTCGGCGCAGCTCCTCGAGCTGCTGCACGGCGGCGTCGGCCGCGCCTCGGCGCGCGAGCGCGGCCGCCAGCTCCACCTTCACCGCGAGGTTCGCCGGCACCGCGCCGAGCACGTCGCGCAGCCGCTGCTCGTAGCGTGCGGCGCCCGCCGCGTCGGTGGCCTTCGCGTCGAGCTGCGCGAGCGCGTACAGCACGTGCGCGTCGCGCGGTGCGCCCTTGCGGAGCGACTCGAGCAGCTCGCGCGCGTCGTCGGTGCGCTTCGTGAGCGCGAGAAGCTTCGCGAGCGCGAGGCCGGCGTCGATGCTCGCCGGGTCGAGCTTGCGCGCGCGGCGCAGCGGCGCCTCGGCCTCCGCGAGCCGCCCCTCCTGCAGGTACGTGAGCCCGAGATCGGTGTAGCCGAGCGGGTCGTCCGGCGCGAGCTCGGTGAGCTGCTTGAACTGCGCCTCGGCCTCCGGCAGCTCGCCGCGCGAGAGTCGCGCGAGCCCCTCGCCGCGAATGACCATCAGCTCGGCCACGCTCCGCTTCGGCTTCTCGCGACACGCGCTCGCCACGACGAGCGCGACGAGCGACAGCAGGACGACGACGAGGCGAGGACGAGATCCGATGCGCACCGGGGACTGGCTGGAGGGAGGAGTCACGACACGACGCGGCTGCTCAATCTTGCCCGCGTGTCCACGCGTAAGCCAGCGCGCTCAGGCTTCCGAGCGACTGGACCGCGCGATCGGGCGCGGCGCGTGACGGGCGAGCACGCGGGCGAGCGCGAAGAGGAGGAACGTGACGCTCGCGCCGACCGCGGCGCGGAGCGCGCGTGGCACGCGGTCGTCCAGCGCGACGCGCCACCAGAGCTGGCTCGAGTAGCGCACGCCGTGGTACTCGAACATGCCGACGGACAGCGTCACCACGAACGCGGCGCCGATGCCGACCACCCATCCGGCGGCGAACGGCTCGCGCAGCAGGTCGCCCGGCTGGCGGTGCGGGAACTTTCGCTCCGCGACCACGAGCACGAGAAGCGCCGCGAGCAACCCCGCGGCGAGCCGTACGTCCGCCGCGCGTAGCAGCGACGCGACGATGCCGAGGCCGTAGAGCGCGACGGCGAGGTGGTACGCCGAGCGCGCGCGTCGCTCCAGCCCCCACGCGACGATCAGCATCGCCGCGCCGAGCACACTGGCGAGGAAGTGCGACGCCTCGACGAGCGCGAGCGGCAGCACGTGCGACAGCCACGCGAGGCGTCGCTCGTCCGTCGCCAGCGTCCCCGTGACGAGCAGCAGCCATCCGGAGAGGAACGTCGTGAGCGACACGAGCCGCGGCGCCGCGTGCAGCAGCTGATCGACGATCCATCGACCCGGACGCACGCCGCCTCGGCCCGCACGCCGCACCGCGGCGGCGAGCAGCAGCGCGCCCGCGGCGACGAGCGGCAGCAGGTAGTACACGACGCGATACACCAGCAGCGCGGCGAGCACGCGCGGCGCCGGCGTGCCGCTCGACGTGAGGTACAGCACCACCGCCTCGAACACGCCGAGCCCACCGGGAATCGGCACGACGAGCGACACGACCGCCGCGACGAGGAATCGCGTGAGGAACGCGAGGTACGGCAGCCGCCCCACGTCGGCGAGCAGCACGTACAGCGCGCCCGACGAGAGGATCCAGTCCGCCGCCGAGACCGCGAGCTGCGCGAGCGCCAGCTGCGGCGACGGCATGCGCAGGTCGCGGCCGAACAGCCGCAGCGGACGGCGCCACGCGACCGCGACGACGAAGTACGCGACCACGACGACGAGCAGCACCACACCGAGCGTGCGTCCGGACACGGCCGCCCACGCGGGCGCCGCCTCGCTCGCGCCGGGTCCCGCCACGAGCGCGATCCCGCTCAGCGCGAGCAGCCCCACCACGTACGTCACGACGTCGAACCCCGCGACGGCGGCCGCCTGCTTCACGGTGAGGCCATGCCTCGCGTACACGCGATAGCGCACGCCGCCGCCCGTGAGCACCGACGCCGGCGCGCTGTTCGCCACCGCGAAGCTCACGAACGACGGCACGAGCATCGCACGCAGCGGCAGCGGCCGCTCGATGAAGCGGAACGCGACGTAGTCGTAGCCGACGAGCGCGAGGTAGCCGAGCGCCGTCGTCGCGAGCGAGAGCAGCAGCGCGCCGGGCCGGACCGCCGACACCGCGCTCACGACCTCGTGGAGATCGTAGTCCGCGAGCAGCCGCTGCAGCGCCCACAGCGCCGCGGCGAACAGCAGCAGCGGGAACAGCGGCTGGACCACCACCATCGTCGACCGCCAGAGACGGACGAGCCGACGCTTCGTGGGCGACGCCTCTGACATGCTACGCGACGCCGCTGGCAGAGGGCCGGAGCACCGCGGCCCCCGTCACGCGCCCCGCGCGCAGATCGTCGAGCGCGTCGTTCGCGCGGTCGAGCGCGTACGCCCGCACCTCCGTGCGCACCGGCACGCGCGGCGCGAGCGCCATGAACTCCTCGCCGTCGCGGCGCGTGAGGTTCGCGACCGACCGCACGGTGCGCTCGCCCCACAGGATCTCGTACGGCATGCTCGGGATGTCGCTCATGTGGATCCCGGCGCACACCACCACGCCTCCCCTGTCCACCGCGCGCAGCGCCGCGGGCACCAGCGCGCCCACCGGCGCGAAGATGATGGCCGCGTCCACCGGCTCCGGCGGACCCTCCTCCGAGCTGCCCGCCCACGCCGCGCCTAACGCGCGCGCGAAGCGCTGCCCGTCCTCGTCGCCGGGGCGCGTGAGCGCGAAGACGCGCCGCCCCTCGTGTCGCGCGACCTGGGCGACGATGTGCGCCGCGGCGCCGAAGCCGTACAGCGCGACCGTCGCCGGATCGCCGGCCGCGCGCAGCGCGCGGTGGCCGATGAGCCCCGCGCACAGCAGCGGCGCCGCGTGCTCGTCGTCGTACGCGTCGGGCACCGGGAGACAGAACCGCTCGTCGGCCACGACGTACTCCGCGTAGCCGCCGTCGAGCGTGTAGCCGGTGAACCGCGCGCGCTCGCACAGGTTCTCGCGTCCGGCCCGGCAGTAGCGACACACGCCGCACGTCCAGCCCAGCCACGGCACACCGACGCGCGCGCCGACTGCGTAGCGCGACGCGCCGTCGCCGGCCCGCACCACCTCGCCGACGATCTCGTGTCCCGGGGTGACGGGGCGCTTCGCGTCGTGCAGGTCGCCGTCGACGACGTGCAGGTCGGTGCGGCAGACGCCGCAGGCGCGCACCCGCAGCAGGAGCTGCCCCGCGCCGACGGACGGCACCGGCAGCTCGGCCGCGCGCAGGCGCCCGCCCGGCACCTCGAGGATCATCGCGTGCACGCTGCGATGTTAAGCGCCGTCACGCCGCGGCGCACGGGGCGCGGCCGTGGGTCGTTCG
This DNA window, taken from Gemmatirosa kalamazoonensis, encodes the following:
- a CDS encoding zinc-dependent alcohol dehydrogenase family protein; protein product: MHAMILEVPGGRLRAAELPVPSVGAGQLLLRVRACGVCRTDLHVVDGDLHDAKRPVTPGHEIVGEVVRAGDGASRYAVGARVGVPWLGWTCGVCRYCRAGRENLCERARFTGYTLDGGYAEYVVADERFCLPVPDAYDDEHAAPLLCAGLIGHRALRAAGDPATVALYGFGAAAHIVAQVARHEGRRVFALTRPGDEDGQRFARALGAAWAGSSEEGPPEPVDAAIIFAPVGALVPAALRAVDRGGVVVCAGIHMSDIPSMPYEILWGERTVRSVANLTRRDGEEFMALAPRVPVRTEVRAYALDRANDALDDLRAGRVTGAAVLRPSASGVA
- a CDS encoding CRTAC1 family protein → MRIGSRPRLVVVLLSLVALVVASACREKPKRSVAELMVIRGEGLARLSRGELPEAEAQFKQLTELAPDDPLGYTDLGLTYLQEGRLAEAEAPLRRARKLDPASIDAGLALAKLLALTKRTDDARELLESLRKGAPRDAHVLYALAQLDAKATDAAGAARYEQRLRDVLGAVPANLAVKVELAAALARRGAADAAVQQLEELRRTPPEAPEPARMALDSALLRLRAGQVAEARTSIDRLARALELTAPYQASLDAVRWVEGPLVGRQSLTFSPKDFITLRTLARNDSAAPVRFVDATSDAGIAPGAQAPNASGSAPAVLAAGDVDGDGTDEYLVAAWSAAQRKSVARLYNARGGLFADVSTRSALALPDGVVDATFADVDNDGWLDLFAIGGDGRGRLLRNRGDGRFEDVTAKAGVGDVRGARRALFVDLDHDGDLDLVLVGGAQRTVYRNNLDGTFTEATAAFGLTGGEAREARDVAFGDFDGDGRVDLFVAGVTDMLFRNDGASRLRDATAESGVASTGSTAVAVGDYDNDGALDVLVAGANGAVLWHNHGDGTFARDARAEAGLAPLRGTSAAALRFLDYDNDGWLDVVAVGAAREPDGRGVVLLHNERGAGFVDRASALPDAVRAATAVLPTDVDDDGDLDLLLADASGDVRLLRNVNGNHNLALNVQLKALRTGSGKNNDFGIGARLELRAGELQQTRVVTDRVTHFGLGPHLKADVLRTEWPNGMPQTIYFPGTDQDVLEMEALKGSCAFAYTWDGTRFRFVTDAMWRSALGMPLGLMAGGRGSAFAPAGASQEYVRIPGDALRPKDGRYLLQLTEELWETAYADEVKLLTVDHPDSVDVFVDERFVPPGPPLKLRLYQVARRQAPRSAVDERGTDVLPALLKSDDVYVSDLTPTRYQGVVEPHDLVLDLGDEAGKAGTALFLRGWIYPTDASINVALSQQSAVQAVPPSLEVRDARGRWVTAIASLGFPSGKDKTMVIELGGLFPTSDHHVRLRTTMQIYWDQAFVAADVASSPTTIATLAPTSADLHYRGFSRTYRKGGRYGPYWFAYDDVTKASPWRAITGAFTRFGDVRSLVGTADDMYVVMAPGDETTLAFDASSERALPKGWKRDFLLYTDGWIKDSDLNTAHGTTVGPLPFHAVKSYPYGPGDAYPTDPMHARFLREYQTRVVGRR
- a CDS encoding lysylphosphatidylglycerol synthase domain-containing protein — protein: MSEASPTKRRLVRLWRSTMVVVQPLFPLLLFAAALWALQRLLADYDLHEVVSAVSAVRPGALLLSLATTALGYLALVGYDYVAFRFIERPLPLRAMLVPSFVSFAVANSAPASVLTGGGVRYRVYARHGLTVKQAAAVAGFDVVTYVVGLLALSGIALVAGPGASEAAPAWAAVSGRTLGVVLLVVVVAYFVVAVAWRRPLRLFGRDLRMPSPQLALAQLAVSAADWILSSGALYVLLADVGRLPYLAFLTRFLVAAVVSLVVPIPGGLGVFEAVVLYLTSSGTPAPRVLAALLVYRVVYYLLPLVAAGALLLAAAVRRAGRGGVRPGRWIVDQLLHAAPRLVSLTTFLSGWLLLVTGTLATDERRLAWLSHVLPLALVEASHFLASVLGAAMLIVAWGLERRARSAYHLAVALYGLGIVASLLRAADVRLAAGLLAALLVLVVAERKFPHRQPGDLLREPFAAGWVVGIGAAFVVTLSVGMFEYHGVRYSSQLWWRVALDDRVPRALRAAVGASVTFLLFALARVLARHAPRPIARSSRSEA